The genome window AAAGGGTCTGGGACATAAAGTAATCGGTATTCACCATTTGCTCTTTCTGCCATCTCTGTTACAATTCGATTCGATTGGTTTTCTGCCTTCTCACCGATTGCCCCACGTGCTGGTAGAAACAAATAGTCCTTGCTCTTATTCAGTGGTGTCATTGCATTTGCAACGGCAGCCATAGTCGTCCCACCTGTTACTGCGATGATCATTTTTTCTTTCATAATCGATTGAAGAAATGTGACACAGGCCTTGCCCATTTCTCGTTTCACCCAATCATTTTCATCGCTATTTCCAGGAATGATGAGAACCTTCTTTACATGTAATTTTCCCTTTAATTGTTCCTCTAAAACATTCAAGCCCATCAATTCTCCCATAAATTTGGCTAATTGATCCAGAATTAATTTACCCTCTTTTGTGATAAACATTCCTTTTGAAGTTACTTGAATGAGCTCTTGTTTTTGCAAAAATTCAACCTCACCACGAACGTGACGCTCAGTTAAATTTGTATTCTCAGCAAGACCTCTCCGTCCAATTGGCTCAAACAGATTAATACTTTGTAAAATTGAATACCGCTGCTGCATTACTTCCAAGAGATCTGGAACGAGTTTTTTTTGTAAA of Oceanobacillus zhaokaii contains these proteins:
- a CDS encoding sugar-binding transcriptional regulator, with amino-acid sequence MGTLTDLQKKLVPDLLEVMQQRYSILQSINLFEPIGRRGLAENTNLTERHVRGEVEFLQKQELIQVTSKGMFITKEGKLILDQLAKFMGELMGLNVLEEQLKGKLHVKKVLIIPGNSDENDWVKREMGKACVTFLQSIMKEKMIIAVTGGTTMAAVANAMTPLNKSKDYLFLPARGAIGEKAENQSNRIVTEMAERANGEYRLLYVPDPLSETAYQTLLTEPSIQDVLQQIKSADVVIHGIGDAITMANRRKTSEEIMTKLQSNSAVSEAFGYYFDEFGNIIHKVRTLGIQLEDLNSMDHVLAVAGGKSKAKAIVSYFKQGKSDLLITDEAAAKQILRG